TAGGGCGGCTTTCCATCACCGGTGGAGGCGTAGGGTAGGCATGGAAACCTGCTGGGGGACTCTGTCTCGGTTCCAAAGTCTGTTGGTCGCGCCACGGGCCGAGGTGCACGCACTTCCAGAAGTGCGTCGCACCTGGGATCACACTTTTCCTATTCGCGTAGATTCGTGTTATTCGCGGATAGGGGCAGGTATGGAAACCTGCCTACGCGCGCCGCGCCGGGGCAGCATCTGGCGCGCCGCACGGGTGTTTACAGATTCAGAGGCGTGCGCTATACTCTCGCCGTCGGCTGGGGGGTGTCCACTCATTATCAGAGGAGGAGCGCCATGCGAAGAATCCGCTGGTACGATTACATCACGGTCAACATCTACTGGCTCGGTTTGACCACGGTCTCCCAGAGTTTCTCCATCATCATACCCCTGATTGTGCAACGGTTTGTTACCACTGCCGAACAGGGCGAGGCTTACGGAACCATTCGGCTGTACACCCTGATGGTGGCCTTGCTGGCCCAGGCCCTGTTCGGGATGCTCTCGGATCGCAGCACGCTGCGTTGGGGGCGGCGGCGGCCCTTCATCCTGCTGGGCACGCTGGGCAACATGCTGGCCATCATCGCCGTCGGGGCCTCGCCCACCTACTGGTTCCTGTTCGGGGCGCTGGTCTTCTCGCAGATTGCCTCCAACGCCGCCCACGGCGCGGAGCAGGGCCTCATCCCCGACCTGGTGCCGGAAGAGTACCGGGGCCGGTTTTCGGGCATCAAGGCCGTGATGGATCTGCTGCCGGTCATCATCGTCGCCATGACGGTCGGCCCGCTGGTCGCCAAGGGGCAGATGTGGGCGGGCATTTTCGTGGCGGTGGGCATCTTGTTCGTAACGATGGCTCTCACGATGCTGGTGCGCGAGGAGCCGCTGCGGGAGCCACCGGGGCCTCTGAACTGGGAGCCTTTCCTGCGGCTTGTCGCCATGACGCTGGTATTCCTCGTGGTCATCTTGGGGCTGGGGGCGGCGGCGAAATGGGTCGGCGAGCAGGTCGCGGGCGTGCAATCGGTGCCGGCGCTGCTGCTCATCATGGGCCTCGTGGGGGCCGTGGCCATCGCAGGCGCGGTGATCGTGGGCGTGTGGGCCAGCGTGCGCATCAGCATCGGCCCCGAAAACGCGCGGCGGTATCCATCCTTCGCCTGGTGGGTGGTGAACCGCCTGGCGTTCCTGGTCGGCACCACGAACCTGGCCGGTTTTGCCGTGTACTTCCTGCAATCGCGCCTGGGCTTTCCGGGCGAAACGGCCGCCAAGCCTGCTTCGCAGTTGATGATGGTGGTGGGCATTCTGATTCTGCTTTTCGCCTTCCCGAGCGGGTACCTGGCGGACCGAGTCGGGCGCAAGCGATTGGTGGCGGCGAGTGGCATCATTGCGGCGCTGGGCGCGCTGGTGCTCATTCTGGCGCCCAACATGACCGTCATCTACGTGGGCGGCTGCATCGTCGGCGCGGCCACCGGCATGTTCTTCACCACCAACTGGGCCTTGGGCACCGACATCGTGCCGAAGGAAGAGGCCGGCAAGTACCTGGGCATCTCCAACCTGGCGGGGGCGGGGGCCGGCGCGGTGGGCGGCTACATCGGCGGCCCCATCGCCGACTACTTCACCCGCCATGTGCCCCAGTCGCCGGGCATCGGGTATGTGCTCATCTTCGCCATCTACGGGTTCATGTTCCTCGTGTCGGCGCTGGTGCTGACGCGCGTGCGCGAGGAGTGGAAAGGCAAAACAGCGGAAGGATAGGCGAATTGGCGCAGAGGGGGCAGACCTAGACGTCTGCCCCTGGCCGTTGCCACCTGTGGGCGCGAGGTCATTGCGCGGCGCGCGTCTGAATGGCCTCTTTCTCCATCGCCACGAGGACCTTCGCGACCTCCTCAATCGCCACGCGCTGCTTGCGGTACAGGTCCGACTCGCTCATGGCGAGTTTGCGGGCGATGTCGCTGGTCTTCTGGCGCTGGATGAACTTCATCTCCAGAATGTTGTACAGCAGCCAGTCGGGCGCCGTGAACGAACGTTCTCCGGCGGGCTTCAGCATCTCCACCGCCTGGATGAGGGTCTGGCGGAGCGCCTTGGCCGGATTGCCGTTGGCCTCCCCTACGGCCTGGCTCACAGCGTGCAGTTGGGTCAACGGGTTGCGCGTGAGTTTGGGCCCGCCCCAAAGTTGGCTCAAGGCGTCCTTGACCGCCTGGCGGAACTCGGCGGCGTCGGCATCCACCCGCAGCGAGGGGATCGGCGGCGTGGTGGCGTAGCGCGGCTCGGTGCGCCACTGCTGAATCTGCTGGATTTCGGGGGTGATCTGCTTGAGCGCCGCGAACACCGTCTGCTGGAGCAGACGGTCTTCCAGCGCGATCTCGGCCTGGCCCACCAGCGTCTCCAGCGATGCGATCTCTTCTTCCGTCAGCGGGTAGATGCGCGCTTCCATCCCCAGGACGCCGAGCACGCTTTGTCGGTCTTTGGAGCGCAGCGGGATCAGCCAGTAGCCATGCTCCTCGCGGAAGTTGTCGCGGCGCAGGGAAAGCCGCCTGCCGTTCTGCGAAGGGGCATCGGGGGAGGAGAGCGCCCATCCGTTGGGCCGCAGTTCGCGCAGGCACGCGCGCGCCTTCTCGGCCGAGCCACACGCGGTTTCCAATTGCAGACCTTCGCCGCTCAACAGCGCCACGAACCCGCCGCCCACCCGCAGTTGCTCGCAAATCGTGGCGAGGATGTTCTCCAGGATTTGCGACAGGTCGCTGCTGGTCAGAAGGCGATTGTCCAGTTCTTGGAGCCAGAGGATCTCGTCCCTGTCCTGCCGATAGATGATGCGGTCAATGAACGGCTTGCTCACGTTGATGAGCACCTGCAAGACGACGATGAGGCCCGTTACCGAGAAGACGAGGAACGTCTCGCGGGGCAGACCCAGGAGCCGCTCCGTGTCGGGCGTGAGCAGGATGAGGGCCAGGACGCAGGTGCCCACGAACGGCCCGCGCAGCAAGTAGTGGATCAGGCTGTGCTTGATCACGCGGTCGGGCGTCAGCGCGCCGAAGTAGGCGACCGCGTACCCCATGACGACGATCATGAGCGAGACGGCCACGTTGCCGACGAACAGCAGGCTCTCCAGTGCCATCTGCGCCAGCGGATCGGGGGGCAGGCTGGCCACCAGAAGATACGGAAAGGCGCCCAACGCCGGGGCGACGAACGCCACGGCCAGGTAGGTCATGCGCCGCCGCGTGGCGGGCGTCAGCGCGCGAAGCCGCGCCCGCTGGATGTTGCGCGCTCCCGTGAGCGTGGCGATGACGAAGTACAGGGCGAAGGCCCAGAACAACGGCCCAGCCTGCAAGTAGGCGAGCGTGGGATACGTCTCGCGGCTGCGCACGATGAGGTCCGAGAACAGGACGGCCCCCAGCGTCAGCACGCCCAGGCCGTAGCCGACAAGCACGCGCGTCCGCCGAGGCCGCGCAGAGATGCCCGTCGTGCGCGCCAGGGCGTCCGAGAAGTGCAGGTAGGCCGCAGGGACAAACGCGATGCCCAGCCACTGGAAGCGGAGCCAGCCCTCAATCGCGCGGGGAACCTGGGCGTTGGCCACCATCACGTCGCCGCAGTAAACCACCGCCACGAAGAGGAGCAGCAACGAGAACGCCCGCGCGACGGCGTTGCGGAAGTTGTGGGCCAGCATGTAGGCCACCAGAGAAAACGCCGTCAGCACGATCGCCGAGGCGACGGTCAGGTTGATGGACGAAAGCAATTTCAGGGCAAATTGCAAATCAGGCGACACAAAGCCCGCTCCAGTTTCGCTTCTGCTGTTCTAGCGCAGCGGCAGGATGAAGAACAGCCGAATGCCTTGGTTCACCGCCAACTGGTCGCTGTAGCCACAAAACGCGAACCCCTGTCGCTGAAGGAACGAGATGGCGGGATGATTGTTGGTCTCGGTCTCGGCCAGGATGCCGCTCACGCCCTGGTCGCGCGCCCATGCGGCTACAGACGTCAGCAAGGCGCTCCCCACGCCCTTGCGGCGGTGCGGCGCGTCCACCACCAGGTGGCGGATGCGCGCCACAGGTTCCGATGGCACCACGGGCATGTTCAGGAAGCCGAGAATCCGGCTGTCGTTCTCGGCGACGACAAAGCATTCATCCTGCTGCCAGCAGGTTAGAAGGCCGGTTTCCAGTCGGGGAACCCGAATCTGCGCCGTGCGGGGCAGGCGGACCGTCCGAAAGGTAACGGAGATTTCGCCGCTACGGGAACGTTCCTCCACCTGCCACACGTAGTCGGTGGAATAGGAGCGGTCCATGTCCATGCACGCGTTCAGGTCCACGAGTTCCGCACGACGGATGCGCATACTCCCCTCCCGGTCTGGGTTGTTGGCCCTGCAATTTTAGCATCGCGCGGGCAAAATGGCAAGCGCAGCGCGGCCCGCCTGTGGAACCGCGAATAACGCCGATCCACACGAATGGGGAAGAGTAGGGGCAGGTTCCCATACCTGCCCCCACCCCCGGCGGCTATGGAAAGCCGCCCTACGAACTGTAACCGCGAATAACGCTAATCCACGCGAATGGGGAATGGTGGAGGAGGTTCCCATACCTGCCCGCTGCCCCTGCCTCTGCGGTGAGAATCTCGCATCGGTGCGGCGCGCTCCCGAAAGCGCGTCGCACCTCGGTCGCCCACACAGGACGCAGCCAATCCCGCAGTGCGAATGTTTGACATCTTTTCGCTCATTCCGTATAATGGCCTTGTAAGCCCGCCTGCAAAAAGCGACGGGCGCATAACGCGAGGTCAGGAGGCCGCTTTGAGGGGATTCGTCTCCGAGAGGCCGCCAGTCTTCGTAACGTCAGCGTGGGCTGTTCCGGGGATGCGGCTACATTCGCTATCAAGGGTCTTGCGGAGCGAGGATGGTTGAGTGCACGTGGACTGTAGCGCGGCGCGAACGACAGACCATGAGCGGCCCCTGCTGACCACAGCGGGGCCGTTTTCTATCCCTGGAGTGGCCCCCTCTCGGAACGAAATACCGGCCGCCAGCGCGCTTCCGCTGCCCACGGCAGAAGCGCCCTGCTCCGGCCTATGGGAAGTGAGGTGAAACACAGTTGGCTACCGTTACACTGCGATCTGGAGAGTCATACGAGGACTTGCTTCGGCGGTTCCGCAAGCAGGTAACCGAGGACAAAATCCTCAGCGTGTACCGTCAGAAGCGCTGGTATGTCTCCAAGAGCGAACTGAAGCGCAAGGCCAAACGGCGCGGCCTGCGCAAGATGCGTCAACAGCAGCGACGCATGGCCCGCCGCCTGGAGTAGGACAGGGCGGCGGCCTTGCAGAAAGAGCGAGGTTGCGAGCGCGAAAGCAGCGGTGCGACCTGACGGCCCGCGCGGTGCGCCTGTATGACACGCCGAAAATCAAACCCAGCAACTGAAGTCCCTGGGCTTCGCGCAGCCCGATACCGACGGGAAATCGTCGCCGTCCTTCTGGTTGCCCTGGGGTTGGTTACCTTGCTCAGCCTCCTTTCCATCACCCGAGGCGCGTGGATCAATTGGTGGGCGCAAGGACTCCGTCGCGTCTTCGGGTGGGGCGCTTTTCTGGTAGGCGCAGGCTTTGCGGCTACCGGCGTCTCCCTTGTGAAACCACGCGTGTGGGAACATCTGTCCCAGCAATGGGATACCGTGGTGGGTTTGGAATTATTGTTCCTGGGCCTGCTGGGCGTGTTCCACCTGATCGGCGGCGGGCCAGACCCGCTGGCGGCGGCCGACATGGGGCAGGGCGGCGGGTACGTGGGCTGGGCCATCACCCGCCTGCTCGCCTCGGCCGTCGGGACAGCAGGGGCCTGGCTGATTCTCGCGGTCGTGTTGACAGGCGGCGCGGTGCTGGGTCTCGGCCTGACTCCCCAGCACCTGGCCGCGGCACGGCAGACCGCCGCAGGGCTTGCCGAGGCGATTCGGGATCGGCTGCGTCGGCGCGAGGCCGAGGAGCCGGTGGTGAACCTCCCGCCGCAGCCTGCTCCACGGAAGCGCCCGGCCCTGCCCAAGGCCAAGGCGGCCAAGCCTGAGGTGGAGCCTGAGCCAGCGCCACAGCCGCGGGTGCGGCGGGCGAAGAATCTCCCGCCGATTGACCTGCTGGACCCAGGTTCGCCGCAGAAGTTCAGCGAGACCGATGCGCGAATCCGCGCGGCCATCATAGAGGAGACGCTGGCTTCCTTCGGCGTGCCGGCCAGGGTGGTGGAAATCAACGTCGGGCCGGTGGTAACGCAGTTCGGCGTGGAGCCCGGCTACATAGAGGCGCCCGGCTCCAACGGCCACGTCCGGCAGCGCAAGGTGCGGGTCAGCAAGATCTACGGGCTGGCCAACGACCTAGCGCTGGCTCTGGCCGCCGCGCCGATTCGGATTGAGGCCCCGGTGCCCGGGAAATCCCTGGTCGGCATAGAGGTCCCGAACGCCGACGTGAGCCTGGTGTCGCTGCGGTCGGTGTTGGAGTCCGACGCCTTCCGCAAGAGCAAGGGTCGGCTGAAGATCGCGCTGGGGCATAACGTGTCGGGCAAGCCGGTATTCGCGGACCTGGCCGAGATGCCGCACCTGCTCATCGCCGGCGCGACGGGTTCGGGCAAGTCCGTGTGCATCAACGCCATCGTCTCGTCGCTGATCTTCAACAACGGGCCGGATGCCGTCCGCCTGGTCATGATAGACCCGAAGATGGTGGAACTGACCCGATACAACGGGCTGCCCCACCTCATCGGGCCGGTGGTGGTGGAGTTGGAGTCGGCTGTGGCGGCGCTTCGGTGGGTTACCTTCCAGATGGACGAGCGCTACCGCAAGTTCGCGGCTGAGAAGGCGCGCCACCTGGAGGATTACAACCGCCGGCAGATGGCGCAGGGCCAAGACCCGCTGCCGCGCATCGTGGTGGTGATTGACGAACTGGCCGACCTGATGATGATGAGCCCCGAAGAGGTGGAGCGGTCAATCTGTCGCATCGCCCAGATGGCGCGGGCTACGGGCATTCACCTGGTCATCGCCACCCAGCGCCCGTCGGTGGATGTGGTAACGGGCCTCATCAAGGCCAACTTCCCGGCCCGCATCTCGTTTGCGGTAACGTCGCAGGTGGATTCGCGGGTGATTCTGGACACGGCCGGCGCCGAGAAACTGCTGGGGCGCGGCGACATGCTGTTCATGTCGCCCGATTCCAGCCACCTGCAGCGGTTGCAGGGCTGCTTTGTCTCGGACCGCGAGGTGGACAACCTGGTGAAGTTCTGGGTAGAGGCGCTGCCTGCCGAAGGCCCGCCAGCGCCCGCGCCGTGGGCCTCGCTGGAAGAGGCCGAGGAGGAGGACGATCTGCTGGACCAGGCCATCGCGCTGGTGCGGCAGACCGGGACCGCGTCGGCGTCGCTGCTGCAGCGGCGGATGCGCATCGGGTATCCGCGGGCGGCGCGGCTGATTGACCTCATGGAAGAGCGCGGCATCATCGGGCCGCCCGAGGTCGGGGGCAAGCCCAGGGAAGTGTTGCTGGACGATTTTGACGAGTTCTCGGACAACGGGACACTGGACGCCGACGGCCCGCAGACCGGCGCGGGCCCAGGGACGTGCGCGTAGGCGCGCCGAGTTTGAGGCAGGAGGTTGCATGGCGAAACGGGACACGCGACAGGCGAAGAAGAAGGAAGTCATTGAGGCGCAAGGCACCGTGATAGAGACGCTGCCCAACGCCCAGTTCCGCGTTCAACTGGATTCTGGGCACGAGGTGCTCGCGCACATCTCCGGCAAGATCCGCATGTACTACATCCGCATCCTGCTGGGCGACCGCGTTCTGGTGGAGTTGTCGCCCTACGACTTGACCCGCGGGCGCATCGTGTACCGCTACAAGAAGTAGGCGGACGCGAATCCCTGCCACGGGGCGGGGATGGCGACGAAATTCGCAGCGCCGCGGTCGTGGGGACGAGGTCCCCGCCAACCGTGGCGGGGCGTGCCCACACAGAGCCGTCTTGAAGTCAGCCGCTGGAGTGGCTGGCTTTCTTTTTGCCACATCATGTAGGATGTGGGTATCAGACCTGCCCCTGCTGAACCTGCCCCTACGCTAGACCCGCCCCCACGATTTGCGCCCACGACGCGACGCGCGCCCGTATCCGCAGCCCCCGTGGTGCGTTTGACTCAACGGAAACAAGCGGCGGGGTGTCTCCCAGGGTTGGCCCAACCTCTGTCCACGAATGCCCCCCAAGCATTCGGGCGGCAGGCGGCCTCCCTCCGCCCAACCAATCCTGGGAGACCCCCGTACGCGACCTCAAAGCATAGGAGGATCACGATGGAACGAAAACTCACTCGGCTCCTCTCGGTGATGGTGGGGATCGTGGCCGTGCTGACGCTCCTGGTGCCCACGGCCCTGGCCGAAGGCCCATCGCCAGAGCCCCCAGGAAACCCCTCGGTAAGCTTCGTCGGCATCATCCAGGCGAAGCACAGCGACACAGAGTGGATTGTGTCCGGCGTGACGGTTCGGCTCAACGCGCAGACGGTGGTCAACGAGCAGGCCGGCCCCGCGGACGTAGGCGCAACCGTGCAGGTTGTCGGCGTCCGCCAGCCGGATCGTTCCGTGCTGGCGCGGATGATCAAGGTGCTCAGGCCTCCCATCCAGTTGCGGCCGGTGCACTTCGCCGCGCCCATTGTGGCGCTGCCCCCCGATGGCGTGCTGGGCGAGTGGACGGTGGGCACGGAGACGGTCGTCGTGTCCGACAAGACCAAGTTGCTGCCCGACGGCGTCGTGCCTGCGGTGGGGGACATCGCCGACGTAACGGGCTTCCGGACGAGCGACGGCAAAGTGGACGCGCGACTCATCCTCATCCGCAGACCCAGCCAGGTGGAGGTGGAGTTCTTCGGGCCGATTCAGAGCATCGGCGAGACCGAGTGGACGGTGCGCAACGTCCGGGTGATCATCACCGCGACCACGGAGATCATCGGCACGCCGCAGGTGGGCCTCATCGCCGAGGTCAAGGGATTCCTGCAGCCCGACCGATCCGTGGTGGCCACGCGCATTCGCGTGCGCGAGCCGCAGCACGAGCCGGTCAGTTTCCAGGGGATCATCGTCAGCAAGTCTAGCGAGGAACTGCCGGCGGTGTGGGGCATACGGCCGCTCACGAGCACCGACCTGCTCCCCAGCGTCATCAGCGTAACGGTTACGGTCAGCACGACCATTGACGAGACGAAGGGGCCGGCGGATGTGGGCGCGCTGGTGCACGTCGTGGCGGTGCCGGTGAGCGTGAGCAATGTCGCCGACGCCAACGGGATCCTTGTGGCGCTGCGCATCAAGGTGCTCCGCCCGCCGCTGAACCAGGAGATCACATTCGCGGGGCGCATTGACGAGATTCACGACGACTACTGGATCGTCCGCGGCATCCGCGTGCTCATCACGCCCGAGACGGTGATAGACGGGCTGCCCCCTGCCGTCGGGCTGATGGCGGTGGTTACCGGCACGCTGCGAACCGACCGCGTGGTGGAGGCGTCGCACATCACCGTCCGCGAGGCCGTGCCCGACATCATGGACTTCACCGGACGGGTCGTGCAGAAATCGCCCATCCCGGGCATCTGGAAGATCGCGCCCGATGGGACGCTGCCGGTCATCTACGACATCTGGGTTACGCCGTGGACGGTTATCGTTGGCCCGGTGGAGGTGGGCTCCCACGTGCGCGTGATTGCCCTCCGCTCCGCCAGCGGGCACATGGTCGCGCTGAAGATTGAGGCCATACGCGCCACGACGGAATAGGCGAGGGGGAACGGGTCTCGTTGGCCGGGTGCGGCCCGCTACCGCACCCGGCGTTTTGTTGGAGAGGAGCCATGCGTCGCAGCGTTGTCATCGTGTCAGTCTTGTGCCTCGTGATCACTGCTGCCGTCCGCGCCCAGGTCGGCGCGCCGCTGTCCGCGTCGGCGGGCGGGTGGTCCACGCCCATTGCCCTGGGGTCGGCATCCGCCGGAATTGCAGATGTGGCGCTGGCGGTTTCCGACGGGGGCGTCGTGCACGTGGTCTGGGAGGATGACGGCCGCCTTTGGCACGCATACGGCGCGCCCACCGTGAACCCCGTCGCCCGCGAGGCGGCGCAAGGCGTTGGCCCTGCGCTTGTGGGCGGCCAGGGAGCCGCCGCGCATCTGGCCTTCGCAGCCCAACTGGGCGGGCAGTGGGATGTGTACGAATCCGATTGGGATGGGAGCGCGTGGGCACTCCCCGTGAGCGCCATGCCGACGGACGGGGACTCGCTATCGCCTGCCGCCGACAGGTTCGGGACGCTGCTGGCCGTGGCCTGGACCGAGCGAGGGGCCGCGTACAATGAGGTCTATCTCGCTACGCGCGACGGCGCAGCGCCGTGGACGGCCGAGGCCGTGCCCGGCGCTTCGGGCAGCGCGTCGGACGTGTGCTTGGACGCCCAGGGGACTCACGTGCTGTTCCAGGAGCGCGACCCGCTGACGGGCAAGCAGCAACTGTGGTACACGGTTCGGAGCGGCATGGAGTGGTCGCTGCCGGTCTCGGTCTCCAACGCGCCCGATTTCAACGCCTCGGCGGGGCATCTGGCGTGCCTGGCAGGACTGGCGCACGCCGTCTGGCAGCAGGACACCGGAGCGGGATACCAAATCTACTACGCGTCGGGCTCGGCGTCGGGTTGGGGTAGCGCCGTCGGCGTTTCGGGCGCGGGCGGCGCCTTCGCGCCGGACTTGGCCCAGGGGAGCGACGGAAGCCTTCACATCGCCTGGGCGCGGATGGATTCGGTGGCGTATCGCCGATGGTTCGCGGGCGCCTGGGGCGAGACGGAAACCGTCGGCGTATCCGGTACGCCCCTGGATGTGGCCGTGGGCGTGGCGCCCGATGGCACTGTGCACCTGGCCTGGGTGACGCTGGGGACAGATGGCCTGGCGCGGGTGATGTACGCCTGGCGCGCAAGCGCGTCGTCAACGCCTACCCCCACGGCAACGCTCACCCGGACGCCGACGGCCACGAGGACCCCCACGGCGACGCCGACGAGGACGGCGACCAGGCCGCCCGTGCCGAAGCGGGTCTTCCTGCCGGCGGTGTTCCGCGGCCCGCGCTAGCCCCGCTTGCGCATGTACCGCTGGAGCAAGAGATAGCCCAGGGCCGTGCCCAAGGCGAGGCCGCCCGCCGCGAACCACAGGGCGACCTTGAGCCCCGCATCGTACATCGCGCCGCCTAGCGCGGGGCCGATGCCATACGCCAAGCCCCACGTGAGGGCCAGAAGCCCCATGTAGCGCCCGCGCATCTCGGCCGGCGAAAGGTCGGCGGTGAAGGCGTTGGCCGTGGGTGAGACTACTATCTCGCCCAGGGTGTAGATGACCGCGCACGCGATGAACCCAGGGAACGCCGACACCAACCCGATGGCGCCCAGGCCGACGCCGTACAGGGCCGCGCCGAGCGCCAGGGTCGGCAGCCGCGGCCACCGGGCAATGGCGCGGGTGATGGCCATCTGGAGCGCCACCACCATCGCCGCGTTGGTGGTCATGACCCACCCGAAGTAGCGTTCGCCCAGCCCAAGCGATTCCTTCATGTGCACCGGCAAGTTCGTCGTTACCTGAGCGTAGGCCACTGCGGTCAAAAGCCCCAGCACGCAGAAGAGCATGAACGGCGCGTCGCGAAACACAGGGCCGAACCCGCGCGATGGGTTGTTGCCGGCGTGCGCTCGGGCGGCGTCGGTCAGGGTCTCGCGCACCAGGAACCAAGTCAGGACGAACACCGCCAGCGAGGCCGACGCCGCCAAGCCGAAGGAGAGTAGGTACGAGACGCTGGCCAGGAACCCGCCGATGGCCGGGCCGATGGCATAGCCCAGGTTGCTAGCGACGCGCAGCATACTGTAGGCTTCGGCCCGCTGGCTTGGCTGGGTCAAATCGGCGATCATGGCGTCCCTCGCAGGCTGCGAGAGCGGGCTGGTCAGCCCGATGGCGGCGGCCAGGACGACCATCTGCGCGTAGGTGGATGCCAGGCCCATCAGGAGCAGCACGACGCTGGTGGAAAGCAAACTGACGAGCATCACCGTGCGGCGCCCGAAGCGGTCGGCGATGAACCCGCCCAGCATTCCGGCGCACAATCCGGCGGCGGCGTTGATGGTGAAGACGAGCCCCACCTGGAGCAGGGGGATTCCCAGCCGCTGCCGCAGGTACAGCGTCAGAAACGGGAACACCAACGCGCTTCCGAGGGAGTTGATGAACCCGCCCCCTACGAGCACCCACAACTGGGTGGGGAAGGAACGGTAGTACGCACGCGGCTGGGGCTGCATCAGGTTGCCCCTCGCGTGTGCGGGGTCGCCCAGGGCTGTGCCGCAGGCGGGTTCGCGCTCATAGTTCCACCTGGCGGAAGGCAAGCCAGGCCGCCACCCAACAGCCCACGGCGATGGCCAGCGCGCTGATGAAGCCGCCCCACGCCATCTGGAACGTGCCGTTGCCCGCGGCCAGCGCCCGCCCCAGCAGGTCGCCCGGCAGGTACGGGGCCAGCCGTGGGATCGCGCCGAGCAGGCCGATGAGCAGGTAGCCGCCGAAGCCCACGGCCGCCGACACGGCCAGGCTCTTCGTCAGGGTGCTCCCCAGGAACGTGATCGCCAGGAGCGCGGTGAGGTATACGCCGACCAGCGCTGCCATAGCCGCGCAGCGGCCCAATGGCAGCGGGCCGAGCAGGAGCCGCGTGTAGTACGCGTGGACCATCGCCGCCAGCGCCAACGCGGCCCACGTTATGATGAGCAGCGCCAGCGCCTTGGACAGCAGGAAGGCCCCGCGCGGCACGGGCTTGCTCAGGGTGAAGGCCACCGTCCCCTTGTCCCGCTCGCGGGAGACCGCTCCCATGGCGATGAGAATCAGCGCGATGGCCCCGATTTGCGACATGTTCTTGACGAACTGCGCGTTGGCGTCGGCCACCGTGGGCGGGGGCAACTGGATGACCATCCCCTGCGTGTCCAACACGGCGAGGATGTCGGGCATGTAGCGCGCTGCCGCGGGCGACAGTATCCCGAAGATCACGAACACGACGCCGAGAACCACCGCGCGGTAGGTCCGCCAGTACTCCAGGAGTTCCTTTCTCAAGAGAGTCCCAAGCCGCATGGTCATGCACCTCCCGAGGCATGGCGTCCGCCAGGCTCGCGGCCCAGCACCCGCAGGAAGACATCTTCCAGGCTGGACATTCCTACTTCGTAGCGGAGGAGGATGGCGGGGCTGGACGCGATGATTGCGGGCAGTTGGCGGCGCGCGGTCTCCTCGTCGGTCGCGAACACGCGCAGGCAGTCGTCGGCGCGCTCCACGCGTTCGGCCCAGGGCAGCGATTCCAGTCGGGCGTGCAGCGCGCGGATGTCGGGTTCTTCGCCTGCCACCACCGCCGTGAACACCGGCACGGCATAGCGGCGGCGCAACTCTTCCTGATCGGCCACGGCAAGGAGCCGCCCGCGGTCTATGATGGCGACGGTATCGCACGTCCGCTCCACATCGGCCAGGATGTGCGTGGACATGAAGATGGTGATGCCATCGTGGGCGCGCAGCCGCCGGATGAGCGCCAGCACCTCATGCCGCCCGATGGGGTCCAGCGCCGAAGCAGGCTCGTCCAGGATGAGCACCGGCGGGGCGTTGACCAGCGCCTGGGCCAGGCCCAGGCGTTGCCGCATGCCCCGCGAGAACCCGCCCACCTTGCGGCCGGCCACGGGTTTCAGCCCCACCAGGTCTAGCAATTCCTCCACGCGCGGCTTGAGGGCGCGGTCCGGGATGCCGAACAGGCGCCCGGCGTAAGTGAGCAACTCCCGCGCCGTCATCCAACCGTAGAACACGGGTTCCTCGGGC
The window above is part of the Chloroflexota bacterium genome. Proteins encoded here:
- a CDS encoding MFS transporter → MPSARWNYEREPACGTALGDPAHARGNLMQPQPRAYYRSFPTQLWVLVGGGFINSLGSALVFPFLTLYLRQRLGIPLLQVGLVFTINAAAGLCAGMLGGFIADRFGRRTVMLVSLLSTSVVLLLMGLASTYAQMVVLAAAIGLTSPLSQPARDAMIADLTQPSQRAEAYSMLRVASNLGYAIGPAIGGFLASVSYLLSFGLAASASLAVFVLTWFLVRETLTDAARAHAGNNPSRGFGPVFRDAPFMLFCVLGLLTAVAYAQVTTNLPVHMKESLGLGERYFGWVMTTNAAMVVALQMAITRAIARWPRLPTLALGAALYGVGLGAIGLVSAFPGFIACAVIYTLGEIVVSPTANAFTADLSPAEMRGRYMGLLALTWGLAYGIGPALGGAMYDAGLKVALWFAAGGLALGTALGYLLLQRYMRKRG
- a CDS encoding ABC transporter permease — its product is MRKELLEYWRTYRAVVLGVVFVIFGILSPAAARYMPDILAVLDTQGMVIQLPPPTVADANAQFVKNMSQIGAIALILIAMGAVSRERDKGTVAFTLSKPVPRGAFLLSKALALLIITWAALALAAMVHAYYTRLLLGPLPLGRCAAMAALVGVYLTALLAITFLGSTLTKSLAVSAAVGFGGYLLIGLLGAIPRLAPYLPGDLLGRALAAGNGTFQMAWGGFISALAIAVGCWVAAWLAFRQVEL
- a CDS encoding ABC transporter ATP-binding protein; this encodes MSDVAIRCEGLTRRFGKVIAVDNLNLEVKSGSVFGFLGPNGAGKTTTIKLLTGLLRPTGGRAWIAGQEVQVERVEARALFGYLPEEPVFYGWMTARELLTYAGRLFGIPDRALKPRVEELLDLVGLKPVAGRKVGGFSRGMRQRLGLAQALVNAPPVLILDEPASALDPIGRHEVLALIRRLRAHDGITIFMSTHILADVERTCDTVAIIDRGRLLAVADQEELRRRYAVPVFTAVVAGEEPDIRALHARLESLPWAERVERADDCLRVFATDEETARRQLPAIIASSPAILLRYEVGMSSLEDVFLRVLGREPGGRHASGGA